CGGGCAGTATTTTCGACCTCCTCTTTGTGTCGAGCACACAGGGCGAGGTGAACACCCTCCCTTGCCAGTTCCCTGGCAACTGCTTCCCCAATTCCCTTGCTTCCCCCAGTGATTACAGCGATTTTATCTTTCAATTCAAGGTCCAAGGTTCACACCTCCTCCTTAACACAAAAGAAGGCCCTATTCTGGGCCTTCTTTTGTTATTCGAAATCCTTCCCTCAAATCAATTACTTGAGGACACAGATTGCCTCAGGAATTTCCACAAGCGGCAAAAGGGCCTCGGATACATAGAATTCGAGTGAATCTTCAGTGGGACCAATGAATCCTATCTGCATATCCTGAGCCAGGATGATCCGGCCCACCTTGCCGCCCCGACCCAGAAGTATTCCCCCTTCTTCGATAACTGGCGATTTCAAAACACCAGCTTCACAGAGCAGGCGCATATGTTCAATTTCTAGCTGATTACCGCTTGGATATCTACGGAAAAGAAGGTTAAAACGCTCCGGAGCAAGAACCAAAAGGTAAGGGCCAGGTATTCCTTGCTTTTCAAGCGCATTTATGGCTTTGATAACGTCCTCGACCGCCTCCCCGGTTTCGTTCCAAGCAGAAAGAGGACTCTTCTTTGAACCTTCAGCCCTGAGAAGCCCTGGAATTCCAGAAATACCCTGAAAGATCAGCGAATCTTCTTTTCGTGCACAGACTGAAACGGCATCTTGTAGGGGACGAAGATTAAGGTAAACTCCGTTTTCTTCAAAGGCTGCCAACATGCGTTTGGAGAGTGAAAAAACCTCACTGAAAGAGGGAATGCCAACCGTCTTTACAAGGCGAACTCCTTCCTGCAGGTTTTCTTCGAGCGGTACTGCCGAAAGACCCAAACCATAGGGTCCCTCAACGGGCAGTATTCTTCTTCCCACCAGTAAACTGCGTGCAGTCTGGATCATGACCTCTTCAAGCTTTTGCCAGGTAGCTTCCTGAAGGGGCACATCCTTTTGAAAAAGATAATCTCCCATCGCTAAACCTCCTCACTCCAGAGAACCAATGGTTGGCCTTTTATCAGTATTAACATGTTCCTGCTTGTTCTCGGTCGCCGTTTCTTCCATCATCTCTTCCACCTCTTTTCTGCCCTTCTCCAAGTACTGTACTTCATCAGCTGCCAATATCTCGAGCAAGCGGCTGAACTCACCGATATGGACTCTCTCCTCATTGGCAATGTCTTCAAGCACTTTTTTGGCCAGCGGATGGTCACAGGCAGCAGCATGTGCAAGGTAAAGATGGACTGCTTCGTGCTCAGCAGCAATGTTGAGACGAATTGCCCGAATTAGCTCTTCTCTGCTCATTTTCCTTCCCGGAACCATTCCCGAAAAGGGGTTCACAAATTCTGGCATTCTGCTTGCCTCCTTTTAAAGATACTGTCAAAATTATACCAGAGTTATGCAGTGCTTCCAGAGAAGCTATTTTCCTTTACGCCAGAAGCGCAAGCTCGAAAAAACGCTTAAGCCACTTTGTAGTGGTGGGAACACACCTTTTGAGGCCATTCTTACATCCTCTACAGCGTAAAAGGCAGAAGGTGTACAGTTTTGAATTATTGCCATTGCCCTCCCCAGGTTTTTACGATTGATAATTGTATAAATGATTTTGACCGGTCCCCGGGAGCCATGGCCATCCAGGATGGTGATCCCAAATCCCGACTGTTTCAAACTTTCAATGAGGTTATTCGCATTGCCTGAGACTATGACCCGCAACATGCAGAATCCAACTGCTAATTTTTCCTCAAAGCACATACCCAGGTAGGTGCCGGTTGCAAATCCGGCAGCGTAGGCGAAGTAAGCCAGCACATTGTCCAGGTTGCGCATAATCTGGGTTATAGCAGCAACCCAGATGAGCACCTCAAAAAAGCCCAGAACGGGAGCTAAACGGCGCATTCCTCTGGCTACCAGAATCACCCTCAAAGTCCCGATACTCACATCGGTTATTCTGGCTCCAAAAATCAGAAGTGAGGTCAGAACCATTCCTGTCAAATTACCAGTCAGAATAGAAACCCCCTTAAAGGACTAAAAACCAGTACTATCTTACTACAACAACATATATCGAACACCATACAGCAGGATTCAATGGGGAAAAGATTTGCATAGGTGAGCGTGCCCGCGCAATGCTAAGCCGACAGGTTCTCGAGGTAGAACTTCCTCTGCTTTAGGTCCGGAGAGTCATTTTCGTTTTCCATAGAAATTTTTAAATTACTATATTTTCATATTATTATGTTTTCATTACCTATAGAAATGATGTATTATTATTGGCGTTGGTGTATTATTGTTATTAAAAATTTATTGGGAAAATGCCTATTTAAGAGAAGGGAGGGCAGATAGTGAAAAAGCTTTTCGGGTTTACCATCATCCTTGTTCTGCTGGTTTTCATCGTTGCATCGTTTGCCGCTGCTTATCAAATCACCATTCTGGGCAATCTTGATAAACCACCCGAAGAATTGCCCCGGGATAGCGCGTTTCTCATAGACACAGGCAATCATGCTATGAGCGAAAAAGCCTGGTTGCAGATGCTTTCTGAACAAAAAATAGAATCAGTCGTGCTTCCCTCTCAAAAAGATTGGGAAAAGAGGAGTCAGACTTTAGAAAAGCTTGCCCAGGACCTGAAGATTGTAGTCACCAATCCTCCAGAAAACATAAAACAGGATTTCTTTTTACCCTGGTACGTGGTCACTCACAACTATCACAAAACAGTCTTGCTTAACTTTTGGGAAAATGGCTCTCTGCCTGATTCGGAAGCGCTCAATGCCTTTCTCAAAAAAGAGAACCCAGACCGGGTTGTGGTCGTAAGTGATAAAGCACTTGTCGAAAAGCTACTGGAGGAGCTCTCTGAATGGAGAGACCGGACCTCTGTGATTGTCAGAGAGGAAAGCCCTCAACCCCTGATTGACACTCTGGAAGTGAAAGAAAAGCCGGTGTTTCTCTTTTTCTATTCTTCGCGCTGTCCAGTGTGTCGCAAGATTAAAAACGAAATAACGCCTCCGGTTTTCGCCAAATATCAGGACCAGATTAAAGTAGTGTATTTTGATTACGTCATAGAAAGCAACTATCGCAAGTTGGTCGAACTCGAGGAATACTGGCGGGTAGAGGACAAAACTTCGGTGGAAATATTCTCGGAAATTGGTTACCTGGCTTCTGAAGACCTGGATAGCTATCCACAAAAGCTGGAAGAGTTTATCAAAAAAACCCTGGAGGGCCACTTCCCTCCAGGGCAAGAAAAACCTATACAGCAAGTCACCCGGACCAGCAAACTGGAAGAATATCTTTTTTCTCGTCTTAAGGGAGCTACGTTCTGGGTCATTGCAGGAGCTGGCCTTCTTGATGGTTTAAATCCCTGTGCCTTTGCCACCATAGTTTTCATGGTTAATCTCCTTTTTTTGCTGGGTCACGAACGGCGCAGAATTTTTGAAGTCGGCATCACCTACAGCATATCTGTTTATGTGACTTACTTCTTGCTCGGACTCTTTTTCTTCGAAATCTGGCAGCACCTTGGAAAGTACCATATTATCTCTCAGGTGGCTTATGGTGTCATGGCTGCCCTGCTTTTCCTTTTTGCATCCTTAAGCATCAAGGATGCAATCCAGTACAAGAAAGAGCGAAGAGAAACTGGTTTTACCCTTGGCCTTCCCAAGAGCTGGCGCTTGAAGATTAACCAGTACTTAAAACAGAGTTTTGCCGAGCGACGCTTGATTATAGCGGCTCTTTTAAGTGGTGTGGTGGTTTCCTTCCTGGAAGCAGGTTGCACCGGGCAAATTTACTTCCCCATTATCATGCTTATCCATTCTGAAACCGCCTATCGAATCCGGGCCATCTTTTATCTTTTGCTTTATAACGCCTTTTTCATTATTCCCCTTTTTGCTGTTTTTCTGAGTGTGTATTTTGGCAGTCGCTCTAAAAAAATAGTTGAGTTTGGAAGAAGAAATATTCTCTTTTCAAAAATCGCTCTTGCGGCTTTATTCATAGTTCTTGGTATCCTGCTTCTTGAGGGAGCTATATACTGACAGGGAGGGATGCAAGGTGAAGACTGTTTTTCTATTATTAGCAGTTTTTTGGACTGCTTTATTTTTGACAATAACAGTCAGTGCCCAGGAAGAACTCATGCCAGTTACTGTTCTCAAAGTTCCCCGTCCCCACATAGTGCTTGCAGAGGTTTGCTGTAACGGTAAGATGCAAAAAGTAAGAATTAAACTGGCGGGAGTGAAGCCTCCACTTGGGAACTTCACTATATTTGAGCAGGGCAAGGCTTTCCTACGAGAACTGGTGCGGAACCAAGAAATCTATTTTGACTTTGCGACTGGGCACACACCGGAAGAAGAAATCTGGGTAGGCTTTCTATACCTCAGGTGTCGTTGCGAAGAAGGAGAAGAATGGATTCTGATAAACGGAGAACTTATTAAAGAGGGTCTTGCTGAGGTGGACGTGGAAACAGCCGGAGAAAACCAGTTGCCGTATTTGCTATCCCTTGAAGAAGAAGCCAGAAACAGTCAAAAAGGCCTCTGGAAAACACGCAAACCTGAATCCCGCAAAAATAAAACCGAAGAATGTCCCAGCTGTGTCCGTTAAGGAAGCTGAACATACCCGAAATTCTGTGATATTTGCGCTCCAAAAGCAACTGTGACAGTTATTTATCAACCGTATCTCTTGATTTCTCGTTTTCTTACTTTCGTGCTAAAATGGAATTAGCAAAAATGAATCTGGTGTCCAGAGATAATGATGAATGAAAATCAAAGGGACATCTGGATATTCGTGCACACTCGCGAAGAAACCTTTGCAAAGCTGGCTGAGTCCACCAGGGCTGACGGAAGCTTTTTAAGGGACCCCTTAACACATCTTTTTTCGCGCTTATACTTTGAAGTTGAGCTGGAAAGGCTGGACACAGAAAGGCAGTTGCCCCTCTCGATTGTAATGGCCGACCTGAATTACCTGAAATTGATAAATGATGCTTTCGGACACCGGGAAGGGGACCTTTTCCTCATTCAGGTAGCAGAAGGGCTGCGAAAAATATGTCGTAAGGAGGATATTGTTGCCAGAATAGGTGGGGATGAATTTGCCATCTTGCTCCCCAGAACCAACCGGGAGCAAGCAGAGACGCTTATGAAGAGGTTTTCTGTGCATCGTCCTCCTGCCAGCTCAAAATGCCCTATTCCCATATCCTTGGCCTGGGGTATAGCTACCAAAAGTCATCCCCAGGAAAGCGTTGAAGAGATTCTGAACCGAGCTGAGCAAGAGATGTATCACCAGAAAACCCTTACCAAAAGAAAGCTTGAGAAAGAAATTTTGGAATTGATAAAGAAATGCCTGGAGGAAAAATTATACCCGGTTGAACCTCGTTTTCCGGTCTTTCGCAAAATAAGTCTGGGGTTAAGCCTGGCAACTGCAATGGGACTTTCTTCAGAAAGCAAGGAACTGTTCGTCAAGCTTTTGGTTTTCCACGACCTGGGAAAGCTGAGCATTTCCCCAGAAATCCTGAAAAAGCCTGCTTCTGAGCTCAATCCTGCTGAATGGCAAACCATTCGAGAACATCCAGAGAGAGGATACCGAATTGCTTCCCAGCTCCTGGAACTTGCGCCCATCGGCGAAGCTATCCTCTCCTTCAGAGAACGTTGGGATGGCAAAGGCTATCCCCAGGGCCTGAAAAGAGAAGAAATTCCACTGCTTTCCCGAATGGGTTCAGTAGTCAATGCATATGAGGCAATGGTAATGGGCAGGCCTTACCGACCTCCATTGATTTCTGAGCAAGCGCTGGAAGAAATCCAAAAACATGCAGGGACCGCTTTTGACCCCCAGGTCGTTTCAAAGTTTACCGAAACAATGCAACTCGAAGCTTCTGGTAACTGTTCCGTCCTGTAACGCACAATGAATAGCGCTGAGAAAATCTGGTTTGTCTAAAGCCTCAAAATAGAGTTATTGGTCAATACGATTTCTAACAAAGGAGGGCGATTCCGTGCGGGCTCCAAAAATGGTGTCATTCTTGATTCTAACTGTATGCCTCGGTGTTTTTTCTGTTTTCAATTCTGGCTGTCTTTTCACGGCTCTGGGCTCTCCGAACCCAGAAAGCACCTCTCAGGCCGATGCCCAGCAATCCTCCATAGATACCCTTTCTTGTCTTGAGGACTGTCTCAGCTTTTGTGCTCAGTGGTGTGAAGGTTGCACAGTGTGCAGTTGTGAGGAAGGAAGCGTCGTGCTGGATGGGACAACCTGCCTTAGCCAGTGTTCCGCTTTTTGTGAGGAATGGTACAGCGTTTGTCAGCAGTGTGAAGAAGAGCCCTGTCAAGCCTGTCAGGAGCCACCAGAAAATGAAGCAGGTTGTTCTACTGGGAACTGTCCTCTTTAAAAGAGCGGAACAAGGTAACGGCAGTTGTTTTGAAAATGAGCACCTGTGGAGTTATTCATTAATCAAGAAAGGGAAAGAGCGATGAAAAACAAGGTTTTGTGGTTTTCCTTCCTGGCGTTTATAGCCATAACGGCAGCTTCTTTTTATCTTCTTTATACCGCTTTACACCTTTTGCAAGAGATGCAGAAACAAGCCTTCTTTGGTGCGCCATGAGAAAACCGAATATATATAGCTCCTCCTTTTCTGGTAGGAAACTGTCGGCTTTTATTTACCAGGGTTAGTTTTAAAGGACACCCTGCTCCACATTTCCCTAAAAAAGAAAGGATAGCCTTCACAGCAACGATTTCTCGGAAAGATAAAAACTCAAATTTTTATTGATGTTTTGGTATCTGTTATTGTATACTCACTGCAAACAGAATATGGAAGAAATTTTCAAACCTTCGGGGCAGGGTGAGGAGGAAATCCTCCAATTCCCGACCGGTGGTGATGCCCCCTCGAGGGGACGAGCCCATCAGCCTCAGCGGTTGAACCGGTGAGAATCCGGTGCCGACGGTATAGTCCGAATGAGCGAAGGTTAATATTTGTTTTTAAGGCCCCAACGAAGGTTGGGGCCTTTTTTTATCAGAAAGGGAGGTCTTTGCAAAATGCAGAAAGGAAGCTGGATAGTCAAAAGGGGCTTTGCAGAAATGCTTAAAAACGGGGTTATCATGGATGTAACCACTCCTGAACAAGCTCGCATTGCAGAAGACGCAGGAGCAGTAGCTGTGATGGCTCTCGAGCGGGTGCCTGCGGATATCCGTCGGGAAGGCGGAGTAGCTCGTATGGCATCAATCGAAAAAATCGTTTCCATCATGGAGGCTGTGTCCATTCCGGTCATGGCAAAAGTGCGTATTGGACATATTGCAGAAGCACGGGTTCTCGAAGCGTTAGGAGTGGATTTTATTGATGAAAGCGAGGTGCTTACTCCCGCTGACGAAGAATGC
This portion of the Thermatribacter velox genome encodes:
- a CDS encoding family 1 encapsulin nanocompartment shell protein produces the protein MGDYLFQKDVPLQEATWQKLEEVMIQTARSLLVGRRILPVEGPYGLGLSAVPLEENLQEGVRLVKTVGIPSFSEVFSLSKRMLAAFEENGVYLNLRPLQDAVSVCARKEDSLIFQGISGIPGLLRAEGSKKSPLSAWNETGEAVEDVIKAINALEKQGIPGPYLLVLAPERFNLLFRRYPSGNQLEIEHMRLLCEAGVLKSPVIEEGGILLGRGGKVGRIILAQDMQIGFIGPTEDSLEFYVSEALLPLVEIPEAICVLK
- a CDS encoding demethoxyubiquinone hydroxylase family protein, producing MPEFVNPFSGMVPGRKMSREELIRAIRLNIAAEHEAVHLYLAHAAACDHPLAKKVLEDIANEERVHIGEFSRLLEILAADEVQYLEKGRKEVEEMMEETATENKQEHVNTDKRPTIGSLE
- a CDS encoding DUF2179 domain-containing protein; protein product: MVLTSLLIFGARITDVSIGTLRVILVARGMRRLAPVLGFFEVLIWVAAITQIMRNLDNVLAYFAYAAGFATGTYLGMCFEEKLAVGFCMLRVIVSGNANNLIESLKQSGFGITILDGHGSRGPVKIIYTIINRKNLGRAMAIIQNCTPSAFYAVEDVRMASKGVFPPLQSGLSVFSSLRFWRKGK
- a CDS encoding thermonuclease family protein → MKTVFLLLAVFWTALFLTITVSAQEELMPVTVLKVPRPHIVLAEVCCNGKMQKVRIKLAGVKPPLGNFTIFEQGKAFLRELVRNQEIYFDFATGHTPEEEIWVGFLYLRCRCEEGEEWILINGELIKEGLAEVDVETAGENQLPYLLSLEEEARNSQKGLWKTRKPESRKNKTEECPSCVR
- a CDS encoding diguanylate cyclase, giving the protein MNENQRDIWIFVHTREETFAKLAESTRADGSFLRDPLTHLFSRLYFEVELERLDTERQLPLSIVMADLNYLKLINDAFGHREGDLFLIQVAEGLRKICRKEDIVARIGGDEFAILLPRTNREQAETLMKRFSVHRPPASSKCPIPISLAWGIATKSHPQESVEEILNRAEQEMYHQKTLTKRKLEKEILELIKKCLEEKLYPVEPRFPVFRKISLGLSLATAMGLSSESKELFVKLLVFHDLGKLSISPEILKKPASELNPAEWQTIREHPERGYRIASQLLELAPIGEAILSFRERWDGKGYPQGLKREEIPLLSRMGSVVNAYEAMVMGRPYRPPLISEQALEEIQKHAGTAFDPQVVSKFTETMQLEASGNCSVL